Proteins co-encoded in one Candidatus Nitrosacidococcus tergens genomic window:
- the prmC gene encoding peptide chain release factor N(5)-glutamine methyltransferase, whose translation MDQKNLLTASHLSISAAIAETKKYFTHLECGYWEAERLVSWVLQTNHSYLHTWPNQLLTSTQQKLLLQAIQRRLSHEPLAYILEEQGFWAFTLKVNRATLIPRPETELLVSLALEKVSNRLLKIADLGTGSGAIALAIASECPQTQIIATDISVSALKIAQINKENLKLSNITFRQGDWFNPLQGEIFEVIVSNPPYIDKEDPHLIQDGLWYEPYQALVADNKGLEIIYHIADKAREYLASEGWLLIEHGYNQGIELVKLFIELGYRQVVDFLDLAGQPRVIVGQWHP comes from the coding sequence TTGGATCAAAAAAATTTATTAACTGCATCTCATCTTTCTATCTCTGCTGCAATTGCTGAAACTAAAAAATATTTTACCCATTTAGAGTGCGGCTATTGGGAAGCTGAAAGATTAGTTAGCTGGGTATTACAGACGAATCATAGTTATCTCCACACTTGGCCCAATCAGTTACTTACTTCAACACAACAAAAGCTTCTATTGCAGGCGATACAGCGACGCTTATCCCATGAACCTCTAGCTTATATCCTAGAAGAGCAAGGGTTCTGGGCTTTCACTTTGAAAGTAAACCGAGCTACCCTCATCCCACGTCCAGAAACAGAGCTTTTAGTAAGCCTTGCACTGGAAAAAGTATCTAACAGATTGTTAAAAATTGCTGATTTAGGCACAGGAAGTGGGGCAATTGCCTTAGCAATTGCTAGCGAATGCCCGCAAACACAAATTATTGCTACAGACATTTCGGTGTCAGCGCTAAAAATAGCGCAAATAAATAAAGAAAATTTGAAATTAAGCAATATTACTTTTAGACAAGGAGATTGGTTCAACCCTCTTCAGGGAGAAATATTTGAAGTGATTGTTAGCAATCCTCCTTATATTGATAAAGAAGATCCACATCTGATTCAAGATGGATTGTGGTATGAGCCCTATCAAGCTTTAGTAGCAGATAATAAAGGACTAGAAATAATTTACCATATTGCAGATAAGGCAAGAGAATATCTCGCTTCAGAAGGATGGTTACTTATTGAACATGGTTACAATCAAGGTATAGAGTTAGTAAAACTTTTTATAGAATTAGGTTACCGGCAAGTAGTAGATTTTCTGGACTTAGCAGGACAACCTAGAGTCATTGTCGGACAGTGGCATCCATGA
- a CDS encoding Mov34/MPN/PAD-1 family protein, with amino-acid sequence MERIIIPRTIANQLLAQAQASSQQEICGLISALDGIPTRCHPVENIASYPDTQFLLNPETQIRVMNQIREQGESLFGIYHSHPHSPPIPSKSDTIQAAYPEAFYFIISLNIKGVLEMRCFKFQQGAYRELELEL; translated from the coding sequence ATGGAAAGGATTATAATTCCTAGAACTATTGCTAACCAGCTACTAGCTCAAGCACAAGCCAGTTCTCAACAAGAGATTTGTGGATTAATTAGTGCTTTAGATGGTATACCTACTCGATGCCATCCAGTTGAGAATATTGCTTCTTATCCTGATACCCAATTTTTGCTAAATCCAGAAACTCAGATTAGAGTTATGAATCAGATTCGGGAGCAAGGAGAGTCTTTATTTGGTATTTATCACTCTCATCCTCACTCTCCACCGATTCCATCTAAAAGCGATACTATTCAAGCAGCTTATCCTGAAGCATTTTATTTTATTATTTCCTTGAATATCAAAGGTGTACTTGAAATGCGATGTTTTAAATTTCAACAAGGAGCTTATAGAGAATTGGAGTTAGAGCTATGA
- a CDS encoding HesA/MoeB/ThiF family protein encodes MNDQQLLRYSRHILLPQIDIEGQERLLKSKVLLVGVGGLGSPIALYLAGSGIGKIILVDPDQVELSNLQRQIIHNTQTIGTNKVDSAKNRMLALNPEIQIEAIPAYFTDKEHKRIVDQVDIVIDGSDNFATRFDLNASCAHLGKPFISGSAIRTQGQVAIFDNRQQDSACYHCLYNEIAQEEEETCTQSGVFSPLLGIIGSIQAAEALRLLLNLGRKQYNRLLLVDAVNMGWQEMTIAKDPKCPICS; translated from the coding sequence ATGAATGATCAGCAGTTACTTCGCTATAGTCGGCATATTCTACTGCCTCAAATTGATATTGAAGGCCAAGAAAGGCTGTTAAAATCAAAAGTCTTATTGGTGGGTGTAGGTGGTTTAGGATCGCCCATTGCTTTATATCTTGCTGGATCTGGTATTGGGAAAATTATTTTAGTTGATCCGGATCAAGTAGAGCTCTCTAATTTACAGCGGCAAATTATTCATAACACCCAAACTATTGGAACAAATAAAGTAGATTCAGCAAAAAATCGTATGCTAGCACTTAACCCTGAGATACAGATAGAAGCAATTCCAGCTTATTTTACAGATAAAGAGCATAAAAGAATTGTTGATCAGGTGGATATTGTTATTGATGGAAGCGATAATTTTGCAACCCGATTTGATTTAAATGCTTCTTGTGCACATTTAGGTAAACCATTTATATCCGGATCAGCCATTCGTACTCAAGGGCAAGTGGCTATTTTTGACAATCGCCAGCAAGATAGTGCTTGCTATCACTGTTTATATAACGAGATCGCTCAAGAGGAAGAAGAAACCTGTACTCAAAGTGGTGTATTTAGCCCTTTATTAGGTATTATTGGTAGTATTCAAGCAGCAGAAGCACTTAGGCTATTACTTAATTTAGGAAGAAAACAATATAATCGGCTACTTCTTGTTGATGCTGTGAATATGGGCTGGCAAGAAATGACTATTGCTAAAGATCCAAAATGTCCGATCTGTAGTTAA
- the ssb gene encoding single-stranded DNA-binding protein, with amino-acid sequence MARGINKVILIGNLGRDPEVRYTPNGAAIANLTLATSEGWKDKNTGETQERTEWHRVVCFNRLGEIAGQYLKKGMKVYIEGRLQTRKWQGQDGQDRYTTEIIAGDLQMLDRVGSSSESSYGDNYSQSSPTDNFHHNGPWSDPSGPSSEKHKTNPFPHSMEDPDDDIPF; translated from the coding sequence ATGGCAAGAGGAATTAACAAAGTCATCTTAATTGGTAATTTAGGTCGAGATCCAGAAGTACGCTATACCCCAAATGGGGCAGCGATAGCCAACCTTACTCTTGCAACTTCAGAAGGCTGGAAAGATAAAAATACCGGAGAAACACAAGAGCGTACGGAATGGCATCGGGTGGTCTGCTTTAATCGTCTAGGAGAAATTGCCGGTCAATATTTAAAAAAAGGAATGAAAGTCTATATTGAAGGACGACTCCAAACTCGAAAATGGCAAGGTCAAGATGGACAAGATCGTTACACCACTGAAATTATCGCAGGAGATTTACAGATGCTGGATCGAGTGGGCAGTAGTAGCGAATCTTCTTATGGAGATAATTATAGCCAATCTAGTCCAACAGATAATTTTCATCATAACGGACCTTGGAGCGATCCCTCAGGGCCTTCTTCAGAAAAACATAAAACAAATCCATTCCCTCATTCCATGGAAGATCCAGATGATGATATTCCTTTTTAG
- a CDS encoding DUF3617 domain-containing protein: protein MYLKKFFLLYLSSIIPLVTVATQDSPISDNGNLIDWTVSVKQKTSTISAFKPQTLHFQTCQLPGAFEPETFIQQVLPPEAKQQCKITDRSKPKKTVTFKFACEGVIPKGAITGSGKFKSVNGKEYTGTIQAEVKINKYFSLHVDADHAGKQVDTCYYAP, encoded by the coding sequence ATGTATCTAAAGAAATTTTTTCTACTCTATTTAAGTAGTATTATTCCCTTAGTGACAGTAGCTACACAAGATTCACCAATATCTGATAATGGTAACTTAATTGACTGGACAGTAAGTGTAAAACAAAAAACCAGTACAATATCCGCATTTAAACCACAAACCTTACACTTTCAAACCTGCCAGCTTCCAGGGGCTTTTGAGCCAGAGACGTTTATCCAGCAAGTATTGCCCCCTGAAGCAAAGCAGCAATGTAAAATTACTGATCGAAGTAAGCCTAAAAAAACAGTGACTTTTAAATTTGCCTGCGAAGGAGTGATTCCCAAAGGAGCCATTACTGGCAGCGGAAAATTTAAATCCGTAAATGGAAAAGAGTATACGGGAACAATACAAGCTGAAGTGAAAATCAATAAATATTTTTCATTACATGTAGATGCAGATCATGCAGGTAAGCAAGTGGATACTTGCTATTATGCACCTTGA
- a CDS encoding MFS transporter, with translation MSQNKEKHFTLGMTPVERRGLFSLIGIYALRMLGLFLILPVFSLYAHDLEGATPSLIGLALGAYGITQAILQIPFGLLSDRIGRKPVITGGLILFAIGSAVAAMATTITGVIIGRALQGSGAIAAAIMALVADLTREEQRTKAMAMIGLSIGVAFAFALGVGPVLNRWIGVPGLFWMTAILAILAIGVLNFGVPKVTAPRHHSDVEPAPKQFLRILKDGQIMRLALGIFMLHVLLTATFVVLPISLRDESGLASASHGYVYLPILILSILTMVPFIILAEKKRRMKEVFVGAVITLGIAELIWVFFHTSLALTIVALWLFFSAFNLLEATLPSLVSKRSPAGSKGTAMGVYSTCQFLGAFIGGWSGGTVYGQFSFTGAFIFGAIVVLLWLYFAFTMIPPKHLRSHILSVGNLNPNEADALAKRLSEIAGVDDAVVVPDEGVAYLKIDDEHLDQAALDSIHPVIS, from the coding sequence TCTATGCTCATGATCTCGAAGGTGCTACTCCTTCTTTGATCGGGCTAGCACTAGGTGCCTATGGTATTACCCAAGCTATATTACAAATCCCCTTTGGCTTATTATCCGACAGAATTGGTCGAAAACCAGTGATTACTGGTGGATTAATTCTATTTGCAATTGGTAGCGCAGTAGCAGCTATGGCAACGACTATTACCGGGGTAATTATTGGTCGTGCTTTACAAGGAAGCGGTGCTATTGCTGCTGCCATTATGGCATTAGTCGCTGATTTAACTCGGGAAGAACAACGCACTAAAGCTATGGCTATGATTGGCCTATCTATCGGCGTGGCATTTGCCTTTGCCCTTGGGGTTGGGCCTGTGCTCAACCGTTGGATTGGGGTGCCAGGCTTATTTTGGATGACAGCAATTTTAGCAATTCTTGCAATTGGTGTACTTAATTTTGGCGTACCTAAAGTCACTGCCCCTCGCCATCACTCAGATGTGGAGCCTGCTCCTAAGCAGTTTTTACGAATTTTAAAAGATGGGCAAATCATGCGTCTAGCTTTGGGCATTTTTATGCTCCATGTGCTACTCACGGCTACCTTTGTGGTACTGCCTATTAGTCTGCGAGATGAAAGTGGACTGGCTTCAGCAAGTCATGGTTATGTTTACTTACCAATTCTCATTCTTTCTATCTTAACCATGGTACCTTTTATCATTTTGGCAGAAAAAAAACGCCGAATGAAAGAAGTATTTGTAGGGGCAGTCATCACCCTTGGGATTGCAGAGCTGATTTGGGTGTTTTTCCATACTTCTTTAGCCTTAACAATAGTGGCTCTTTGGCTATTTTTCAGCGCTTTTAACTTACTTGAAGCTACCCTTCCTTCATTGGTCTCTAAAAGAAGCCCGGCAGGAAGTAAAGGTACTGCCATGGGGGTATACTCTACCTGTCAATTTTTAGGTGCTTTTATTGGGGGTTGGAGTGGCGGTACTGTATACGGTCAGTTTAGTTTTACAGGTGCTTTTATTTTTGGTGCTATTGTTGTACTACTTTGGCTTTATTTTGCCTTTACCATGATTCCACCTAAACACTTGAGAAGCCATATTCTATCTGTAGGTAATCTCAATCCGAATGAAGCCGATGCCTTAGCAAAACGTCTTTCAGAAATTGCCGGGGTAGATGATGCAGTTGTAGTTCCTGATGAAGGAGTAGCTTATCTGAAAATCGACGATGAGCATTTAGATCAGGCGGCACTAGATAGTATTCATCCTGTTATCTCATAA
- a CDS encoding DNA adenine methylase codes for MYNPTLSLFRNSLNIPNTQGIKYAGSKLKLISYLLPLINQLSIKTVFDGFSGTTRVSQAFAKTGFKVISNDISEWSYIFGTCYLKNKKKLSEYQELIDYLNPIKGYDGWFTQHYGGYDFTGKAIQPDGSKKPWQIHNTRKLDGIRDEIDRLSLSEVDRAVVLTSLILAMDEVDNTLGHFSSYLKEWSPRSYKTMNLKVPKIFENTQDHTVLKGDIFEAIKNIKVDFAYLDPPYGSNNEKMPPSRVRYAAYYHIWSTICKNDKPELFGKALRRKDSSDTTAGSIFEEFRKDKQGNFIAVKAIEDLIQGIDAKYIALSYSSGGKATAEELNSILNRHGSLIKILKIDYKKNVMANMRWSNKWIPEAEKPNQEFIFLIEK; via the coding sequence ATGTATAACCCAACCTTATCACTCTTTAGAAATAGCTTAAATATACCCAATACCCAAGGCATTAAATACGCTGGTTCAAAGCTAAAGCTTATTTCCTATCTCCTGCCCTTAATTAATCAATTAAGCATTAAAACCGTATTTGATGGATTTTCTGGAACTACTCGTGTTTCCCAAGCCTTTGCGAAAACTGGGTTTAAAGTAATTAGTAATGATATTTCAGAGTGGTCTTATATTTTTGGTACGTGTTATTTAAAAAATAAAAAAAAGCTATCTGAATACCAAGAACTGATTGATTATTTAAACCCTATAAAAGGGTATGATGGCTGGTTTACTCAACATTATGGGGGTTATGATTTTACAGGAAAGGCGATACAGCCAGATGGTAGCAAAAAACCTTGGCAGATACATAACACAAGAAAGCTCGATGGGATTAGAGATGAAATAGATAGATTGAGCCTATCTGAAGTAGATAGAGCAGTGGTATTAACTAGTCTTATCCTTGCTATGGATGAAGTAGATAATACCCTAGGGCATTTCTCTTCTTATTTGAAAGAGTGGTCTCCTCGATCCTATAAAACAATGAACTTAAAAGTACCAAAGATATTTGAAAATACTCAAGATCACACTGTTTTAAAAGGAGATATTTTTGAAGCGATCAAAAACATTAAAGTAGACTTTGCTTATTTAGATCCCCCTTATGGTTCTAACAATGAGAAAATGCCTCCTTCAAGAGTACGTTATGCTGCTTATTATCATATTTGGTCTACTATTTGTAAAAATGATAAGCCTGAGCTATTTGGTAAAGCGTTAAGAAGAAAAGATAGTTCAGATACTACCGCAGGTTCTATTTTTGAAGAGTTTCGTAAAGATAAACAGGGCAATTTTATTGCGGTAAAAGCCATTGAAGATTTGATACAAGGTATTGATGCCAAATATATTGCCTTATCTTATAGCTCTGGAGGAAAAGCAACGGCTGAAGAGTTAAATTCCATCTTAAATCGCCATGGCAGTTTAATAAAAATACTGAAAATAGACTATAAAAAGAATGTGATGGCAAATATGCGATGGTCAAACAAATGGATACCAGAAGCAGAAAAACCTAATCAAGAATTTATTTTTTTAATTGAAAAATGA
- a CDS encoding hemolysin family protein — MFISILSILFLILLNGLFVAAEFAIISVPRAAIENQSAANNPHALQIQNILKDPIQQDYYFATAQLGITLASLGLGMYGEHKIAHGLIIWFEHFDVFYWITPHTVASALAIAILTYFHIVLGEIIPKTLTLINSEAIALWIIRPMRTAQFIFYPLVVILNRLGSLILKRIGVNRHLANSHYYTPEEIQLIVEESQKSGTINEEAGQIVHELLELGEFTAQEVMTPRVHITGIPLDATVEELAAIVHQSQHTRYPVYEEALDQILGFIHIKDVLHLLCTNTVIERQNIHPLSFIPETATVDSILAAMRRAHTHMVVIIDEYGGTSGLVTIEDLCEEIVGDIEKEEDEAIPYSQDSLLIPGIWRLDKVSEALGLDDEALDHEEVDTLGGLVLHLLGREPIINDTVIYRGIHIKVSALEGHGVKWCVLTPKQDDES; from the coding sequence TTGTTTATTTCAATTCTTAGTATCCTATTTCTTATTCTCCTAAATGGGCTTTTTGTAGCTGCTGAATTTGCAATTATTAGTGTGCCACGAGCAGCAATAGAGAATCAGTCTGCAGCAAATAACCCCCATGCCTTACAAATACAAAATATACTCAAAGACCCTATTCAACAAGATTATTATTTTGCGACTGCCCAATTAGGAATAACCTTAGCAAGTTTAGGGTTAGGTATGTATGGCGAGCATAAAATTGCTCATGGTCTTATTATATGGTTTGAGCACTTTGATGTCTTTTACTGGATAACACCCCATACCGTTGCAAGTGCTCTAGCAATTGCTATTCTTACTTATTTCCATATCGTTTTAGGGGAAATTATCCCTAAAACACTTACCCTGATTAATTCAGAGGCAATTGCACTTTGGATTATTCGACCAATGAGAACAGCTCAATTTATCTTCTATCCCCTTGTGGTTATACTCAATAGGCTAGGTAGTCTAATTTTAAAGAGGATAGGTGTTAATCGTCATCTTGCAAATAGTCACTACTATACACCTGAGGAAATTCAACTTATTGTAGAGGAGAGTCAGAAAAGTGGCACTATAAACGAAGAAGCAGGACAGATAGTGCATGAACTACTTGAGCTTGGTGAATTTACTGCCCAAGAAGTAATGACTCCTAGGGTACATATTACTGGAATCCCTCTTGATGCTACTGTAGAGGAATTAGCAGCTATTGTTCATCAATCTCAACATACTCGTTATCCAGTATATGAGGAAGCCTTAGATCAAATTCTTGGTTTTATTCATATTAAAGATGTACTTCATTTACTATGTACTAATACTGTTATTGAACGGCAAAATATTCATCCTTTATCCTTTATCCCAGAGACAGCTACTGTAGATAGTATTTTAGCTGCTATGCGTCGTGCTCATACCCATATGGTAGTGATTATTGATGAATACGGGGGCACTTCAGGGCTTGTTACTATTGAGGATCTTTGTGAAGAAATTGTAGGAGATATTGAGAAAGAAGAAGACGAGGCTATTCCTTATTCTCAAGATAGTTTGCTTATTCCTGGCATTTGGCGACTTGATAAGGTAAGTGAAGCTTTAGGGTTAGATGATGAAGCTCTTGATCATGAAGAGGTGGACACCTTAGGTGGGCTTGTACTTCATTTATTGGGTCGTGAACCTATCATCAATGATACCGTAATTTATAGGGGTATTCATATTAAAGTAAGTGCATTAGAGGGTCATGGAGTAAAATGGTGTGTACTTACCCCAAAACAAGATGATGAGAGTTAA
- a CDS encoding hemolysin family protein, whose translation MNLTVFVIFFLLITINALYVAAEFAIVGVRRSQIIHLAEKGTQLAKELLPVVNNPEYLDRYIAASQVGITLSSLILGAYSQATVGRDFTDLLIKFSIDPLVAQSVSAITILILLTGLQVVVGELLPKSLALQYPVQLALYTYIPMRWSLKTYGAFITLLNNSGVILLRFLGLKYLRQQHIHSSKEIDLLITESREAGLFKLHEQQRLHQALSLSQKTAKQLMIHRRFVATIDEQTPPDQLCQLVTQSPFSSLPVHSSESDNVIGLIYIKDIAAHYIAHQELPTVHRVMRPAVNVLDKITGDRLLTIMRQQSVRKLIVIDEYGVMQGLVTLDDILITLTKGTRRKSKEKYTQPEYLPNGWIRLPGTLGIEEMMLWVGISWSSSQANTVAGHIISILERIPKPNERIIVEGVEVEIEALEGPVIQSILVKVLPLSEKKKT comes from the coding sequence ATGAATTTGACTGTTTTTGTCATTTTTTTCTTGCTTATTACTATTAATGCACTTTATGTTGCAGCCGAATTTGCTATCGTAGGGGTTCGTCGTAGTCAAATTATACACCTTGCAGAAAAAGGAACGCAGCTGGCAAAAGAGCTATTGCCTGTTGTTAATAATCCTGAATATCTCGATCGTTATATTGCTGCTAGCCAAGTAGGTATTACCTTATCCAGCCTTATTCTAGGTGCTTATAGTCAAGCAACCGTAGGCAGGGATTTTACTGATTTACTTATAAAATTTAGTATTGATCCATTAGTTGCCCAATCGGTATCGGCAATTACCATTCTCATTCTTTTAACTGGGTTACAGGTAGTAGTTGGAGAGTTATTACCCAAATCCCTTGCATTACAGTATCCTGTGCAGCTTGCACTTTACACTTACATACCTATGCGCTGGTCATTAAAGACTTATGGGGCTTTTATCACACTACTCAATAATAGCGGGGTGATACTACTTAGATTTTTGGGGCTTAAGTATTTACGGCAGCAGCATATTCATTCTTCTAAAGAGATTGATCTACTGATTACAGAAAGTAGAGAGGCTGGTCTATTTAAACTCCATGAACAACAAAGGTTACATCAAGCTCTTTCTTTAAGCCAGAAGACTGCAAAACAATTAATGATTCACCGGCGTTTCGTGGCTACCATAGATGAGCAAACCCCTCCAGATCAGCTGTGTCAGCTTGTTACGCAATCTCCATTTTCTAGTTTACCTGTCCATAGCAGCGAATCAGATAATGTGATCGGCCTTATCTATATTAAAGATATTGCTGCCCACTACATAGCTCATCAAGAATTACCTACAGTGCATAGGGTAATGAGACCAGCTGTCAATGTGCTTGATAAAATTACTGGCGATCGACTACTAACGATTATGCGTCAGCAAAGTGTGCGTAAACTTATTGTGATAGACGAATATGGGGTTATGCAAGGGTTAGTCACCCTGGATGATATCTTGATTACCTTAACTAAAGGAACGAGGAGAAAATCTAAAGAGAAATACACGCAACCAGAATATCTTCCAAATGGATGGATACGCCTACCTGGTACACTGGGTATAGAAGAGATGATGCTTTGGGTAGGTATCTCTTGGAGTAGCAGCCAAGCCAATACAGTCGCTGGTCATATCATTTCTATTCTAGAGAGAATTCCTAAGCCTAATGAACGTATTATAGTTGAAGGGGTTGAAGTTGAAATTGAAGCGCTAGAAGGACCTGTCATTCAATCTATTTTAGTTAAAGTGTTACCCCTATCAGAAAAGAAAAAAACATAA
- a CDS encoding glycine zipper family protein → MIISFSKTIYIFLLLSSILIITSCARPRPVLYPNDHFNEVGAKQSLQDIQKCREMAETAGANSSTKSNAVRTVENSVANAGMGAVSGVVGGAIIGDALKGATVGAASGAAYGLMREFINGTGRQVTNSTYINFVNRCLKEAGYDVEGWE, encoded by the coding sequence ATGATTATCAGTTTCTCAAAAACAATTTATATTTTTCTTTTACTAAGTAGTATTTTAATTATTACTAGCTGTGCAAGACCAAGACCCGTCTTATATCCCAATGATCATTTTAATGAGGTAGGAGCAAAACAGTCTCTACAAGATATTCAAAAATGTCGTGAAATGGCAGAAACTGCAGGTGCAAATTCTAGCACTAAAAGTAATGCTGTTAGGACGGTAGAAAATTCAGTAGCTAATGCAGGAATGGGAGCAGTTTCAGGCGTAGTCGGAGGAGCGATTATAGGAGATGCACTAAAAGGTGCTACGGTAGGTGCAGCCAGTGGAGCAGCCTATGGATTAATGCGAGAATTTATTAATGGTACGGGAAGACAAGTAACCAATTCCACTTATATTAACTTTGTCAATCGCTGCTTAAAAGAAGCAGGCTACGATGTAGAAGGGTGGGAATAA
- a CDS encoding complex I NDUFA9 subunit family protein codes for MNNNTICIVGGTGFVGYHLTSYLVEQGYKVRILTRHWQRHRNMLLLPGVQLREIDVYDISALSNQFYDCHTVINLAGILNDGLQSGYGYNHVHVTLPEKIGQACLDSGIKRLFHMSALNADSNKGASYYLRSKGEGEAQLQHLARQGLQVAIFRPSVIFGPGDYFFNQFASLLTYIPFVFPLACPNATFSPIYVGDVIQAIYFVLTEKPALESPYELCGPNTYTLQQLVEYTAQVMGIKRKIIPLSDAWSLKQAAILERFPKKLFSKDNYATLQVPSVCHQNRLAELEITPTLVEAIVPKYLIRNDQRENYFRFRQRAQRG; via the coding sequence ATGAATAATAATACTATCTGTATTGTAGGAGGTACAGGGTTTGTCGGTTATCATCTCACTTCCTACTTGGTAGAGCAGGGCTATAAAGTTCGTATTTTAACTCGACATTGGCAACGTCACCGAAATATGCTTCTACTACCTGGCGTACAACTTAGAGAAATAGATGTATATGATATTTCGGCTCTAAGTAATCAATTTTATGATTGTCACACTGTGATTAACCTTGCAGGTATTTTAAACGATGGTTTGCAGTCAGGTTACGGATATAATCATGTACATGTCACTTTGCCAGAAAAGATTGGCCAAGCGTGCCTTGACTCTGGGATTAAACGCTTATTCCATATGAGTGCCCTGAATGCAGATAGCAATAAAGGAGCAAGTTATTACTTGCGGAGTAAAGGTGAAGGGGAAGCTCAACTTCAACATTTAGCCAGACAAGGATTACAAGTAGCTATTTTTCGCCCCTCAGTGATCTTTGGCCCTGGTGATTATTTTTTTAACCAATTTGCCTCCCTATTGACTTATATTCCCTTCGTTTTTCCTCTAGCTTGCCCTAATGCCACTTTTTCTCCTATCTATGTTGGAGATGTAATACAAGCCATTTATTTTGTACTTACAGAAAAACCAGCTCTAGAATCACCCTACGAATTATGTGGTCCTAACACTTATACCTTACAGCAACTTGTAGAGTATACTGCTCAAGTTATGGGTATAAAAAGAAAAATTATTCCTCTTTCCGATGCGTGGAGTTTAAAGCAAGCAGCAATTTTAGAGCGATTCCCTAAAAAACTCTTTTCTAAGGATAATTATGCTACTCTGCAGGTACCTAGCGTTTGCCATCAAAATAGGCTAGCTGAATTAGAAATTACCCCTACTCTAGTTGAGGCAATAGTTCCTAAATATTTGATACGCAACGATCAAAGAGAGAATTACTTTAGATTTCGTCAGCGAGCACAACGTGGTTAA